The following proteins are encoded in a genomic region of Arachis stenosperma cultivar V10309 chromosome 4, arast.V10309.gnm1.PFL2, whole genome shotgun sequence:
- the LOC130974271 gene encoding 26S proteasome regulatory subunit 8 homolog A → MKHPAEAAPEENCSAKPAVKQGEGLRQYYSLHIHELQLLLRQKTHNLNRLEAQRNELNSRVRMLREELQLLQEPGSYVGEVVKVMGKNKVLVKVHPEGKYVVDIDKNIDITKITPSTRVALRNDSYVLHLVLPSKVDPLVNLMKVEKVPDSTYDMIGGLDQQIKEIKEVIELPIKHPELFESLGIAQPKGVLLYGPPGTGKTLLARAVAHHTDCTFIRVSGSELVQKYIGEGSRMVRELFVMAREHAPSIIFMDEIDSIGSARMESGSGNGDSEVQRTMLELLNQLDGFEASNKIKVLMATNRIDILDQALLRPGRIDRKIEFPNPNEESRLDILKIHSRRMNLMRGIDLKKIAEKMNGASGAELKAVCTEAGMFALRERRVHVTQEDFEMAVAKVMKKETEKNMSLRKLWK, encoded by the exons ATGAAACATCCGGCGGAGGCTGCACCGGAGGAAAACTGCTCTGCCAAGCCAGCTGTCAAGCAGGGTGAGGGTCTCCGCCAGTACTACTCTCTCCACATCCATGAGCTACAGCTCCTTCTCCGCCAGAAGACGCACAACCTCAACCGTCTGGAGGCTCAGCGCAACGAGCTCAATTCTAGAG TGAGGATGCTCCGGGAGGAACTGCAGCTTCTCCAGGAGCCCGGATCGTATGTCGGTGAAGTTGTCAAAGTTATGGGAAAGAATAAAGTCCTAGTCAAG GTTCATCCAGAAGGAAAGTATGTTGTAGACATTGATAAAAATATTGACATTACAAAGATTACTCCATCCACAAGAGTTGCCCTTCGTAATGACAGTTATGTCCTTCATTTAGTATTACCGAGCAAAGTTGATCCGTTGGTCAATCTGATGAAAGTTGAGAAAGTTCCCGATTCTACCTATGACATGATTGGTGGCTTAGACCAGCAAATCAAGGAGATTAAAGAG GTCATTGAGCTGCCAATTAAACATCCTGAACTGTTTGAAAGTCTTGGAATAGCTCAACCTAAG GGTGTTCTACTCTATGGGCCACCTGGTACTGGAAAAACATTGTTGGCTAGGGCAGTGGCACATCATACTGACTGTACCTTCATCAGGGTATCCGGGTCTGAATTAGTTCAGAAATACATTGGAGAAGGTTCCAGAATGGTCAGGGAACTTTTTGTTATGGCCAG GGAACATGCTCCATCAATTATCTTCATGGACGAAATTGACAGTATTGGATCTGCTCGAATGGAATCTGGAAGTGGCAATGGTGATAGTGAGGTGCAGCGCACTATGCTGGAACTTCTCAACCAGCTAGATGGATTTGAAGCTTCAAATAAAATCAAG GTTTTGATGGCCACAAACCGGATTGATATTCTGGATCAAGCCCTCCTTAGACCCGGACGAATTGACAGGAAGATTGAATTTCCAAACCCAAATGAGGAG TCTCGGCTAGATATTCTGAAAATCCATTCAAGAAGAATGAACTTAATGCGTGGCATTGATTTGAAGAagattgctgagaagatgaatGGAGCATCTGGTGCAGAGCTTAAG GCTGTGTGCACAGAAGCTGGAATGTTTGCTTTGAGGGAGAGGAGAGTACATGTGACACAGGAGGACTTCGAGATGGCTGTGGCCAAGGTTATGAAAAAGGAAACAGAGAAGAACATGTCATTGCGGAAGTTGTGGAAGTGA
- the LOC130974272 gene encoding uncharacterized protein LOC130974272 isoform X1 translates to MNPRPLFAIKSAALEIWSNSKTSKESVSQIIFIVPHSHAKTKPLHIAKRRQGSRTSLHPRPRGTPDDASITRFTLSWRWFPICIKTMNLQSLLCTSCAIFLALIVTFSPDQTSIELKISLFLCLQIHHKPAKIRLQIALTFFQLKMACNTVSLFS, encoded by the exons ATGAATCCTCGCCCTCTCTTCGCAATCAAATCTGCA GCATTGGAGATTTGGAGCAACTCAAAGACTTCCAAAGAATCTGTCTCGCAGATAATATTCATAGTCCCGCACTCCCATGCTAAGACCAAACCCCTTCACATCGCAAAGAGACGGCAAGGATCCAGAACAAGCCTTCACCCACGTCCCCGCGGAACTCCTGATGATGCATCCATAACCCGCTTCACCCTCTCATGGAGGTGGTTTCCTATCTGTATTAAGACCATGAATCTGCAAAGTCTTCTGTGTACCTCTTGTGCGATATTCTTAGCTCTAATAGTTACTTTCTCACCAGACCAGACATCCATTGAATTGAAAATATCACTATTTTTATGTCTCCAGATCCACCATAAACCTGCGAAGATCAGACTCCAGATTGCTTTAACTTTCTTTCAGTTAAAAATGGCATGCAATACAGTTTCTCTGTTCTCATAA
- the LOC130974272 gene encoding uncharacterized protein LOC130974272 isoform X3 → MNPRPLFAIKSAALEIWSNSKTSKESVSQIIFIVPHSHAKTKPLHIAKRRQGSRTSLHPRPRGTPDDASITRFTLSWRSTINLRRSDSRLL, encoded by the exons ATGAATCCTCGCCCTCTCTTCGCAATCAAATCTGCA GCATTGGAGATTTGGAGCAACTCAAAGACTTCCAAAGAATCTGTCTCGCAGATAATATTCATAGTCCCGCACTCCCATGCTAAGACCAAACCCCTTCACATCGCAAAGAGACGGCAAGGATCCAGAACAAGCCTTCACCCACGTCCCCGCGGAACTCCTGATGATGCATCCATAACCCGCTTCACCCTCTCATGGAG ATCCACCATAAACCTGCGAAGATCAGACTCCAGATTGCTTTAA
- the LOC130974272 gene encoding uncharacterized protein LOC130974272 isoform X2, translated as MNPRPLFAIKSAALEIWSNSKTSKESVSQIIFIVPHSHAKTKPLHIAKRRQGSRTSLHPRPRGTPDDASITRFTLSWRWFPICIKTMNLQSLLCTSYPP; from the exons ATGAATCCTCGCCCTCTCTTCGCAATCAAATCTGCA GCATTGGAGATTTGGAGCAACTCAAAGACTTCCAAAGAATCTGTCTCGCAGATAATATTCATAGTCCCGCACTCCCATGCTAAGACCAAACCCCTTCACATCGCAAAGAGACGGCAAGGATCCAGAACAAGCCTTCACCCACGTCCCCGCGGAACTCCTGATGATGCATCCATAACCCGCTTCACCCTCTCATGGAGGTGGTTTCCTATCTGTATTAAGACCATGAATCTGCAAAGTCTTCTGTGTACCTCTT ATCCACCATAA
- the LOC130974269 gene encoding V-type proton ATPase catalytic subunit A, whose product MPAVYGSRLTTFEDSEKESEYGYVRKVSGPVVVADGMAGAAMYELVRVGRDNLIGEIIRLEGDSATIQVYEETAGLMVNDPVLRTHKPLSVELGPGILGNIFDGIQRPLKTIAKRSGDVYIPRGVSVPALDKDALWEFQPKKIGEGDLLTGGDLYATVFENSLMQHHIALPPDAMGKITYIAPPGEYSLKDTVLELEFQGVKKKFTMLQTWPVRTPRPVASKLAADTPLLTGQRVLDALFPSVLGGTCAIPGAFGCGKTVISQALSKYSNSDAVVYVGCGERGNEMAEVLMDFPQLTMTLPDGREESVMKRTTLVANTSNMPVAAREASIYTGITLAEYFRDMGYNVSMMADSTSRWAEALREISGRLAEMPADSGYPAYLAARLASFYERAGKVKCLGGPERTGSVTIVGAVSPPGGDFSDPVTSATLSIVQVFWGLDKKLAQRKHFPSVNWLISYSKYSTALESFYEQFDPDFINIRTKAREVLQREDDLNEIVQLVGKDALAEVDKITLETAKLLREDYLAQNAFTPYDKFCPFYKSVWMMRNIIHFYNLANQAVERGAGTDGQKITYTVIKHRLGDLFYRLVSQKFEDPAEGEAALIDKFKKLHEDLTNGFRNLEDEAR is encoded by the exons ATGCCTGCCGTTTACGGATCTCGCCTCACCACCTTCGAGGATTCCGAGAAGGAGAGTGAATACGGTTACGTTCGCAAG GTATCTGGACCAGTCGTGGTTGCTGATGGAATGGCCGGGGCTGCTATGTATGAGCTGGTGCGTGTTGGTCGTGACAATCTCATTGGTGAGATTATTCGTCTCGAAGGGGACTCTGCTACCATCCAAG TCTATGAGGAAACGGCCGGTTTGATGGTTAATGATCCAGTGTTACGTACACACAAG CCTTTGTCCGTGGAGTTGGGGCCTGGAATACTGGGAAACATTTTTGATGGAATTCAG AGGCCTTTGAAAACTATTGCTAAAAGATCCGGTGATGTGTATATTCCTCGTGGTGTCTCTGTTCCAGCACTTGACAAAGATGCACTCTGGGAATTTCAGCCTAAGAAAATTG GCGAAGGAGATCTATTGACCGGTGGAGATCTATATGCG ACTGTTTTTGAGAACAGTCTAATGCAACACCATATTGCACTTCCACCTGATGCCATGGGAAAGATAACCTACATAGCACCACCTGGCGAATATTCCCTGAAG GATACTGTGTTAGAGCTCGAGTTTCAAGGTGTTAAAAAGAAGTTCACAATGCTTCAG ACCTGGCCCGTACGTACACCAAGGCCTGTTGCATCAAAACTTGCAGCTGATACTCCTCTTCTTACTGGTCAG CGAGTTCTTGATGCCCTCTTCCCCTCTGTTCTTGGTGGGACTTGTGCCATCCCTGGAGCTTTTGGTTGTGGTAAAACAGTCATCAGTCAAGCTCTTTCTAAG TATTCCAATTCCGATGCTGTTGTTTACGTTGGTTGCGGGGAACGTGGAAATGAAATGGCTGAA GTTCTGATGGACTTCCCACAACTTACAATGACATTGCCTGATGGCCGTGAAGAATCTGTGATGAAGCGAACAACGTTAGTGGCTAACACTTCAAACATGCCAGTCGCTGCTCGTGAAGCTTCAATTTATACAG GAATCACTTTAGCCGAGTATTTTAGAGATATGGGTTACAATGTCAGTATGATGGCAGATTCAACATCTAGATGGGCAGAAGCGTTGCGTGAAATCTCTGGACGTCTG GCAGAAATGCCTGCTGACAGTGGATATCCTGCTTACCTTGCTGCACGTTTAGCCTCTTTCTATGAACGTGCTGGAAAAGTAAAATGCCTTGGAGGTCCTGAACGAACAGGTAGTGTCACAATTGTTGGTGCTGTTTCTCCACCTGGAGGAGATTTTTCAGATCCTGTGACATCTGCAACTCTCAGTATTGTTCAG GTTTTCTGGGGGTTGGACAAAAAGCTTGCTCAAAGAAAGCACTTTCCCTCTGTGAACTGGCTTATTTCTTATTCAAAGTACTCAACG GCACTTGAATCCTTTTATGAGCAATTCGATCCAGATTTTATCAACATTAGGACAAAGGCTCGTGAAGTACTGCAAAGAGAAGATGACCTGAATGAAATTGTTCAG CTTGTAGGCAAGGATGCTTTAGCTGAAGTGGATAAGATCACCTTAGAAACTGCAAAACTTTTGAGAGAGGATTATCTTGCTCAAAATGCCTTTACACC ATATGACAAATTCTGTCCCTTCTACAAGTCTGTTTGGATGATGCGCAACATTATCCATTTCTACAATTTGGCAAACCAG GCAGTAGAGAGGGGAGCTGGGACAGATGGACAAAAGATCACCTACACTGTTATCAAGCATCGATTGGGAGATCTCTTCTATCGTTTAGT GTCTCAGAAATTTGAGGATCCAGCAGAAGGTGAAGCTGCTTTGATTGACAAATTTAAGAAATTACATGAGGACCTCACTAATGGTTTCCGCAACCTTGAGGATGAAGCCCGATGA
- the LOC130974072 gene encoding uncharacterized protein LOC130974072: protein MSSYENVVGGKLKLKGKALDVKAGGVKKKKKKNKRDHENQILQTTEDDISAGGSTEQSLATDDQNANDEGKLSGEGKAAHYDDHLTPAEKRYIEQREQLDVHRLAKIANKSHRDRIQDFNQYLANMSEHYDIPKVGPG from the exons ATGTCATCGTATGAAAATGTTGTTGGTGGAAAATTGAAGCTCAAGGGAAAGGCACTTGATGTGAAGGCTGGcggagtgaagaagaagaaaaagaagaacaaaagaGATCATGAGAATCAGATTTTGCAGACTACCGAAGATGATATTTCAGCAG GTGGGAGCACAGAGCAATCCTTGGCTACGGATGATCAAAATGCGAACGATGAGGGCAAACTGAGTGGGGAAGGGAAGGCTGCTCACTATGATGATCATCTTACACCAGCAGAGAAACGATACATAGAACAGAGGGAGCAGCTTGATGTTCATAGGTTGGCCAAGATCGCCAACAAATCTCACCGCGATAGGATTCAGGATTTCAACCAATATCTTGCGAACATGAGCGAGCATTATGATATTCCTAAAGTTGGTCCCGGATAG
- the LOC130974071 gene encoding 7-dehydrocholesterol reductase — MAEQSMTKTKTKTMETVHSPLLTYFSMISLLTLCPPFVILLWYTMTHADGSILQAFSYLKHHGLQGFISIWPKPSATACKIIAVYAAFEAALQLLLPGKSVQGPISPAGNRPLYKANGVAAYLVTLLTYLALWWFGIFNPTIVYDHLGEIYSALIFGSFVFCIFLYIKGHLAPSSTDSGSSGNIIIDFYWGMELYPRIGKHFDIKVFTNCRFGMMSWAVLALTYCIKQYEENGKVADSMLVNTTLMLVYVTKFFWWEAGYWNTMDIAHDRAGFYICWGCLVWVPSVYTSPGMYLVNHPVTLGTQLALFILVAGILCIYINYDCDRQRQEFRRTNGKCLVWGRAPSKIEATYTTSTGETKRSLLLTSGWWGLARHFHYVPEILSAFFWTVPALFHHFLPYFYVIFLTILLFDRAKRDDDRCRSKYGKYWKLYCDKVPYRIIPGVY; from the exons ATGGCGGAGCAGTCGATGACGAAGACGAAGACGAAGACCATGGAGACCGTACACTCACCTCTGCTCACCTATTTCTCCATGATCTCCCTTCTCACACTCTGTCCTCCCTTCGTTATTCTCCT ATGGTACACAATGACTCATGCCGATGGATCCATTTTACAGGCTTTTTCTTATCTCAAACACCATGGTCTCCAAGGCTTCATAAGTATATGGCCTAAACCCTCTGCCACCGCATGCAAAATCATTGCCGTCTATGCCGCCTTCGAGGCCGCACTGCAGCTTCTTCTCCCCGGCAAGTCCGTTCAGGGCCCAATTTCTCCAGCTGGCAACCGACCTCTCTACAAG GCCAACGGCGTTGCCGCATATCTAGTCACATTGCTTACTTATCTTGCCCTCTGGTG GTTTGGGATATTCAACCCAACAATTGTTTACGATCATTTGGGAGAGATATATTCAGCACTCATCTTTGGGAGCTTTGtcttttgtattttcttatACATAAAA GGTCATTTGGCACCATCATCTACTGATTCTGGCTCATCAGGGAACATAATCATTGATTTTTACTGG GGTATGGAGCTCTATCCGCGCATTGGAAAACATTTTGACATAAAAGTTTTCACAAACTGCAGATTTGGAATGATGTCATGGGCTGTGCTTGCATTGACCTATTGCATAAAGCAG TATGAGGAAAATGGGAAAGTAGCTGACTCAATGCTTGTAAATACTACATTAATGCTGGTTTATGTTACCAAGTTTTTCTGGTGGGAAGCTGGATACTGGAACACAATGGATATTGCTCATGATCGAG CTGGATTTTATATTTGTTGGGGATGCTTAGTTTGGGTTCCATCTGTCTATACATCTCCCGGAATGTATCTTGTCAACCATCCGGTAACTCTTGGCACGCAG CTAGCACTGTTTATTTTAGTGGCCGGCATTCTTTGCATATACATCAACTATGATTGTGACAGGCAAAGGCAAGAATTTCGTAGGACAAACGGAAAATGCTTGGTCTGGGGAAGAGCTCCATCAAAG ATAGAAGCCACATATACTACTTCCACCGGGGAAACTAAAAGAAGCCTTCTTTTAACGTCTGGATG GTGGGGATTAGCTCGTCATTTTCATTATGTCCCGGAAATACTATCTGCTTTCTTCTGGACAGTGCCGGCTCTATTCCATCAT TTTCTGCCCTACTTCTATGTGATATTTCTTACCATCCTTCTCTTTGACCGAGCAAAAAGGGATGATGATCGATGCAGATCCAA GTATGGCAAGTACTGGAAACTATATTGCGACAAGGTCCCATACAGAATCATTCCTGGCGTGTACTGA
- the LOC130973956 gene encoding uncharacterized membrane protein At1g16860-like, which produces MGSRFPSHQLSNGLYVSGRPEQPKERTPTMSSVAMPYTGGDIKKSGELGKMFDIPMDGSKSRKSGPLNSAPSRTGSFGGAASHSGPIMQNAAARSAYVTSGNLSAGGMSASASMKKTNSGPLNKHGEPVKKSSGPQSGGVTRQNSGPIPPVLPTTGLITSGPLNSSGAPRKVSGPLESTGSMKSHTSSIAHNPAVTTLSLDDEYSFRRNFPKPILWSVILIFVMGFIAGGFILGAVHNAILLIVVVVLFAAVAALFTWNSCCGRKAIVGFISRYPDAELRTAKNGQFVKVSGVVTCGNVPLESSFQKVPRCVYTSTSLYEYRGWDSKAANPKHRRFTWGLRSAERHVVDFYISDFQSGLRALVKTGYGARVTPYVDDSIVIDVNPANKDMSPEFLRWLGERKLSSDDRIMQLKEGYIKEGSTVSVMGVVQRNDNVLMIVPPPEPLTTGCQWAKCIFPASLEGIVLRCEDTSKIDVIPV; this is translated from the exons ATGGGTTCCAGATTCCCATCTCATCAGCTCAGCAATGGCTTATATGTATCGGGCCGGCCTGAGCAGCCGAAAGAAAGGACTCCGACGATGAGCTCAGTTGCCATGCCTTATACTGGTGGTGACATCAAGAAGTCCGGAGAATTGGGGAAAATGTTTGATATCCCCATGGATGGTTCTAAATCTCGAAAATCCGGTCCGCTAAATAGTGCTCCTTCAAGAACTGGATCATTTGGAGGTGCCGCTTCACACTCTGGACCTATCATGCAAAATGCAGCAGCTCGTTCTGCTTATGTTACATCAGGCAACTTATCTGCTGGAGGCATGTCTGCTTCAGCATCAATGAAGAAGACCAATTCTGGTCCACTGAACAAACACGGGGAACCGGTTAAGAAGTCATCTGGTCCTCAATCTGGCGGAGTTACACGCCAAAACTCTGGTCCGATTCCACCGGTTCTTCCTACAACTGGTCTAATTACATCTGGTCCACTGAATTCATCTGGGGCTCCAAGGAAGGTGTCTGGTCCATTAGAGTCTACAGGATCTATGAAGTCACATACTTCCTCTATAGCTCACAATCCAGCTGTGACCACTCTCAGCCTTGATGATGAGTATTCTTTCAGGAGGAACTTCCCCAAGCCGATATTGTGGTCTGTGATTCTGATTTTTGTCATGGGATTCATAGCCGGAGGTTTCATTCTTGGAGCTGTTCACAATGCCATTCTCCTCATTGTTGTAGTTGTTCTTTTTGCTGCTGTTGCCGCATTGTTTACTTGGAACAGTTGTTGCGGGAGGAAAGCCATTGTTGGTTTCATTTCTCGCTATCCAGATGCAGAGCTTAGAACTGCCAAGAATGGGCAATTTGTGAAGGTCTCCGGG GTGGTTACGTGCGGTAATGTGCCACTGGAGTCTTCTTTCCAAAAAGTTCCCAGATGTGTATATACATCTACAAGTTTATATGAATATCGAGGATGGGATTCAAAAGCAGCTAATCCAAAACATCGCCGTTTTACATGGGGACTCAGATCGGCAGAG AGGCATGTGGTGGACTTTTACATATCTGATTTCCAATCTGGATTGAGAGCTTTGGTTAAAACAGGCTATGGTGCTAGGGTGACGCCTTATGTCGATGATTCTATTGTAATTGATGTCAATCCAGCCAATAAAGACATGTCCCCTGAGTTTCTTCGATGGTTAGGGGAGAGAAAGCTTTCTAGTGATGATCGTATAATGCAGTTAAAAGAAGG GTACATCAAAGAAGGTAGCACAGTTAGTGTAATGGGCGTAGTTCAAAGAAACGACAATGTGCTTATGATTGTGCCACCGCCTGAGCCTTTGACGACCGGGTGCCAATGGGCGAAATGTATATTTCCGGCAAGCCTTGAGGGTATTGTTTTGAGATGTGAAGATACCTCCAAGATTGATGTTATTCCAGTGTAG